The DNA sequence CTGTAACCAATAAGATGATGCCGGCGGATTTTACGCCTTCTTCCAAATAATTGGCGGTGTCGTTTTTGCTGCTGTGTGGTAATAGCGTATATACGGCGATCAATACGCTGATGGCTAAAGCAATCATCGGGTGTCCGATGAAGACAAAAAATTGATAGACAACGCTGCTGTTCAAGTCGGGATTGCTTTTGGCAATCAAGTCTAAGATAGCTTTGATAAAGATTAAGGTAATCGGTAAAACGATCGGCATTAAAGAAAGCGTTAAACTCGGCAAAGCTTTTTTCTCGCGACTTTCAATGTAATCGTCGTATTTTTGTTTCAATTCTTCATCGCTAAAGACTTGCTGATTGAAATCAGGATATTTTTTATCCAACCATTTGGCATACATGACCATGCCGATTACAGGAAAGGCGGCAAAAGACATACCGACCAAAAGCATCGCGCCGATATCGACATTAAACAAACCCGCCACGCCTAAAGGTCCGGGCGTCGGCGGAACGGTATGGTGGGTAACGACCAAACCGCCGGCGAGCGCTACACCTAGGGTTAAGAGTGAACGTTTGCCGTTTTTCGCCAATGCTTTAGCGACAGGATAGAGAATCACAAAGGCAGAATCCACAAAAATGGGAATACTGACTACGTAACCGGTAAGCGCCAAAGCCCATTCTTCTTTCTTTTTACCTAAGAATTTAATGAAACTGTATGCCATTTTCTCAGCAGCACCGGAGGCTTCCAGCACGCTGCCCATCATGACGCCCAAGCCGATGACAATGCCGATGCCGCCTAATGTGCCGCCGAATCCTTTGCTGATGGCGCCTAAAGTGTCGTTAACGCTCATTCCGCCGATTAAGCCGGCAATCGCCGCGGCAATCAGCATGGCGATAAAAGCGTGTACGCGGGTTCTTAATACCAGTATGACCAGCACGAAGACCGCTATTAATAAACCGATGACCGGTATGGGAAGACCTAAAAACATAACTACCTCTATAAATTAAAATTATTTCATGTCAAATTGAATAAACTGCTTGATGACACTGGCGAAATCGGCATCAGCTTTAAAACCGAGTGCCTGTGCTTGCGCACAATTGATTTCTACCGGCCAACTGGCAACGATGTTATTGATGTTTTCGTCGAACTCGAACGTGATTTTTTCTAAAATTTCCTCTCCTTTGATATGGGCCAAATCCGCCAGCATTTGTTTGACGCTGACCATAAAACCGGGCAAATTAATCACATGCCAGCTGCGCGGCGGTAGAGATGGCAGCGTTAGCGCGTGAATAAAATTCTCGACAATCGTGTTGGGACTGGATAGCCACAGCAATAAATCCTCCGATACCGGACAGATGGCATTTTCGCCGTGCAAAGGCTCGCGTATGATGCTGCTGACGAAAGAGGAGGCGGCTTTGTTCGGTTTGCCGGGGCGGATGCAAATAGTGGGCAGGCGTACGACCAAACCGTCAACAAAGCCTTTGCGGCTGTAATCGTTAATCAGCAATTCGCTCATCGCCTTTTGCGTGCCGTAAGTTGATTGCGGGGTAAGCGCGGTAGCGTTTTGAATCACATCGGGCAATTCGCCGCCGAATACGGCTAAAGAACTGGAGAAGATAAAGCGGATAGAGGGCTTGATACGACGACAGACTTCGAGCAAATTGCGTGTGGCGAGAAAATTGATTTCATAGCCCAAATCCGGATCTTGTTCGGCATGGCTGCTGACAATCGCCGCCAAATGGAAAATGGCATCGGTATTTTTCGTGATAATGGCATCTAAACCTTCCGGATTGCGCAAATCCATTTCAATGCAGCGGACTCGCGGATCATTATTGGGCGCAATCGGTTTGATGACATCGATTAAGACCAATTCTTCAATCTTAATCTTGTCTTGAGACAAGAGCGTTTTCGCCAAACGTTGGCCTAAAAATCCTTGTCCGCCAGTGATAATAATGTTCATAGTTTCTCCTAATTATTGTTTTTTTGATGTTTTTTCTATTGTTTAAATAGAAGTTTGTATAGCAAAGCCGCTAATGCCGCACCAAGCAAGGTCCTACAATCGGCACCCAGGCATAGGCAAAATTCGATGAGCCTTTATTTTTTATCGGCAACATGCTGTGTAATAATCTGGGCATAAAATCCCTTGCCAGATTAATGGCATATCCAGTTAATCCGCCGAATGATATTACGCCGCCGGCAACACCTGATGTGTGCCGCAATGATTGGGCAAGGTGGTTAAAAAACTGCTGAAAGGGGGTTCTGCGCTGACGTCGGTGCAGCGCGCTACTTTTACCGTCGGCTCGCCCGACCATGCCAAATCAGCGGGATCAAGAACATGCGAGAGATAAACAAACATAATAAAATCCTCATGTTGGAATAAAAATAAAATGCTTAACGGTTTTTGGAAGTGTTGTAACTCATTTAAGTGGATGACCTCCTTGCTTTTTATCAGACGGCATAGCGCCTATTTATATGCTTGAAACCATTCAAGTCCTGCGTTTGTTTCTCCGCGCGGTTTATATTCACAACCGATATAGCCTTCATAACCCATTTCATCCAATTTATTAAAAATGAATTGGTAATTGATTTCCCCTTCGTCGGGTTCATGGCGATCCGGCACGGAAGCGATTTGGACGTGTGAAAATTTGCCTTTGAGTTTGTCGGTCAAACGGGCGAGATTGCCGTCAACATTTTGCGCATGGAAATAGTCCAGTTGAACAAAAACATTGTTTTTATTGATTAAATCGACAATTTCCAAGGTGTCGTATTGGCTTTTGAGAAAATATCCGGGTTTGACTTCAGGGCTTAATGCTTCTAAGCAGATATTGATGCCTTGGGCTTTGAATTTATCCGCCGCATACAGAATATTTTCGATAAAGGTTTTTTTATAGGCTTCCCGGTCTGCGCCTTCAGGCACGACGCCTGCCATGATATGCACGGTAGGGCAGTTGAGGGCGAGGGCGTATGCCAGGGCTTGATCAATATCGCGGCGGGCATCCGCTTCGCGTTCCGGAATGGCGGCTAATCCCCATTCCCCTTTGGATACGTCGCCTGCGGCAGTATTAAACAGAACTTGTTTCAAACCGAATTGATCGAGTTTGGCTTTTAGTTCTTCAGCAGGGTAGTCGTAAGGCCATAAATATTCGACGTATTTGAATCCCGCTTTAGCCGCTGCTTCAAAGCGGTCCAAAAAAGGTTTTTCGTTAAACATCATGGTGAGATTCGCAGCAAATTTAGGCATGTCATTTTCCTCTGTTTTCTAAATCTTTTACTTCATCATCCGTGAGATAACGGATTTTTTGTCCTTGAAGAATGAAGAATAATTTCGCTGTTTCTTCCAATTCTTCGGCATTGTCCGCCGCATCCGAAAGATCGGATCCCGTAACGACGACGCCGTGATTCGCCAAGAGAAAAGCTTTGCCAAGCAGCGCTCTTTCGCCCAGTTCCGTAGCGATATGCGGCGAACCGGGACGGTAATAAGGAATTACAGGCAGTTTTCCTACGCGCATGACGTAGTAGGGGGTAAAGGCTTTGATGGCATTGTCGTAGTCAAGATTTTCCAAACAGGACAGTGCGGTAAGATAAGTGCTGTGTAAATGCACGATGGCTTGGCAGTCGGGATTGCGGCGATACATTTCCAAATGAAAAACCGATTCTTTGGAAGGTTTGTCGCCCGACAATACCTTGCCTTGGCTGTCGATGACGGATAAACGATTGATTTGCAGGCGCCCTAAGGAAGAACCGGTCGGCGTAACCAAGATGCGTTCTTCATCAAGGCGGACGGACAGATTTCCCGCGCCGCCTACCGTGTAGCCGCGCTCATAAAAGGATCGCCCTAGGCTGACCATTAATTCTTTTTGTTCCAATTCAGTCATGAAAACATTCCTTGTGCGTAAGCGAAAAAGTCTTCCGTGCCGAAGTTTCCTGATTTCAGCGCCAGATAAATGTCATCGTCCAAAGCTTTTAACCAAGGCACACCGGGGGCAATCTGTTTGCCGATATGAAAACCTGTGCAGCCAAGTTCTTGTACGACAATACTTGAGGTTTCTCCGCCGGCATTGATGAAATTCACGACGCGGGCTTCTCGTCTTAAGCGACCGGCTAATTTGGCAAAAGTTTGCTCGATGGCATGACTGGCCTTATTGCCGCCGAATTCGGCTTGAATGGCTTTCAATTCTTCCGGCGCAACAGTGGCATATATCATCGGCGCAAATTCATCGTCTAAATGTTTGATAACTTTTTCATATAGTTCATCGGCATAATCGTGATTGTTAACCGCTTGCGCGACATCAAGATAAAAATGGTTAGCTTTGGCTTTATAAGCATTGACTTGCTTATTGGTCATAAGGGAGCAAGAGCCGGATAACACCACGGTTTTTGCTTTTTTAGGCAGGAAAGCATTCGTGCCTTTTTTACCGCCGCTAAGATATGCCGCCATATAAGCGCCTAAGCCAGAGCCGCCTGTTACCAATTTGAAATCTGCAACAGCTTCTGCCAATACCGCTAATTGGCTGTTATCCGCCGCATCAACCACCGCATAGCGGTAGCCCTGCGATTTCAATTCTGCAAAACGCGCCTTGACGCGTTCGGCGCCTTGAACGACATCGCTGTAAGCCACTAATCCCGTTTTGCCTTTTGCCTGAGCATTCATCAAACGCATGAGATTTGCATCCG is a window from the Suttonella indologenes genome containing:
- a CDS encoding gluconate:H+ symporter, encoding MFLGLPIPVIGLLIAVFVLVILVLRTRVHAFIAMLIAAAIAGLIGGMSVNDTLGAISKGFGGTLGGIGIVIGLGVMMGSVLEASGAAEKMAYSFIKFLGKKKEEWALALTGYVVSIPIFVDSAFVILYPVAKALAKNGKRSLLTLGVALAGGLVVTHHTVPPTPGPLGVAGLFNVDIGAMLLVGMSFAAFPVIGMVMYAKWLDKKYPDFNQQVFSDEELKQKYDDYIESREKKALPSLTLSLMPIVLPITLIFIKAILDLIAKSNPDLNSSVVYQFFVFIGHPMIALAISVLIAVYTLLPHSSKNDTANYLEEGVKSAGIILLVTGAGGALGMVLRESGAGDALAKEIAQLPISPILIPFIVSTLVRFIQGSGTVAMITAASISAPILSQIPGVNMLLAAQAATMGSLFFGYFNDSLFWVVNRMMGINDVKKQMIVWSIPTTIAWAIGGSLVILANLVWGNDGSITDLILPLGVLGGIMLYVKTQKLKS
- the denD gene encoding D-erythronate dehydrogenase, with the translated sequence MNIIITGGQGFLGQRLAKTLLSQDKIKIEELVLIDVIKPIAPNNDPRVRCIEMDLRNPEGLDAIITKNTDAIFHLAAIVSSHAEQDPDLGYEINFLATRNLLEVCRRIKPSIRFIFSSSLAVFGGELPDVIQNATALTPQSTYGTQKAMSELLINDYSRKGFVDGLVVRLPTICIRPGKPNKAASSFVSSIIREPLHGENAICPVSEDLLLWLSSPNTIVENFIHALTLPSLPPRSWHVINLPGFMVSVKQMLADLAHIKGEEILEKITFEFDENINNIVASWPVEINCAQAQALGFKADADFASVIKQFIQFDMK
- the otnI gene encoding 2-oxo-tetronate isomerase; this translates as MPKFAANLTMMFNEKPFLDRFEAAAKAGFKYVEYLWPYDYPAEELKAKLDQFGLKQVLFNTAAGDVSKGEWGLAAIPEREADARRDIDQALAYALALNCPTVHIMAGVVPEGADREAYKKTFIENILYAADKFKAQGINICLEALSPEVKPGYFLKSQYDTLEIVDLINKNNVFVQLDYFHAQNVDGNLARLTDKLKGKFSHVQIASVPDRHEPDEGEINYQFIFNKLDEMGYEGYIGCEYKPRGETNAGLEWFQAYK
- a CDS encoding aldolase; this translates as MTELEQKELMVSLGRSFYERGYTVGGAGNLSVRLDEERILVTPTGSSLGRLQINRLSVIDSQGKVLSGDKPSKESVFHLEMYRRNPDCQAIVHLHSTYLTALSCLENLDYDNAIKAFTPYYVMRVGKLPVIPYYRPGSPHIATELGERALLGKAFLLANHGVVVTGSDLSDAADNAEELEETAKLFFILQGQKIRYLTDDEVKDLENRGK
- the otnK gene encoding 3-oxo-tetronate kinase, with protein sequence MLGVIADDFTGASDIASFLVENGLSCIQMNGVPKQALAEKVDAVVISLKSRSNPSDEAVEQSLNAFEWLKENGCKQYYFKYCSTFDSTDKGNIGPVTDALLAALSDDFTVITPALPINGRTIFNGYLFVGDVLLNESGMRHHPITPMSDANLMRLMNAQAKGKTGLVAYSDVVQGAERVKARFAELKSQGYRYAVVDAADNSQLAVLAEAVADFKLVTGGSGLGAYMAAYLSGGKKGTNAFLPKKAKTVVLSGSCSLMTNKQVNAYKAKANHFYLDVAQAVNNHDYADELYEKVIKHLDDEFAPMIYATVAPEELKAIQAEFGGNKASHAIEQTFAKLAGRLRREARVVNFINAGGETSSIVVQELGCTGFHIGKQIAPGVPWLKALDDDIYLALKSGNFGTEDFFAYAQGMFS